Proteins encoded in a region of the Paenibacillus sp. W2I17 genome:
- a CDS encoding glycosyl hydrolase — protein MWNGNAFENPEAQYRVHPFWFWNGDMEEEQIKRQVAEMAAQGVGGFFICPRQGLQIPYLSEAWFDKVRVAVRAAADHGMQVWLYDEYPYPSGMAGGEVTLDFPEAKQRQLVHHQLVVQGGEAVELELPWGRVLVAKAIPKDEQGKRLWHGSIDLRSKIGNIQTDQVYQETGLTSYNRKRFFTYRTAFRVLWEVPAGDWELIIFQEKEIDDFKYYGNFVDPCHKEAMSRFIELTHERYKSAVGDQFESVIKGMFSDEIAPLGRIPWSPQLPRYFSERCGYSLIDSLPALLYGDVPDAHRIRYDYYQSLHLLLRESYHKQVHDWCEEAGIQYAAEVPGVRMTTQLFSHMPGGDSAHEKIGRSLSWILERYGQKMRDNPKMVSSLARQLGRSRNLIECFHSVGWSMTLQDAKWMIDRMAAMGTNFYNFHAFFYTIGGLAKHDAPPSQFLQNPYWKHFRQLGDYTGRLSYLMSTGTADIRIAVLDPTTTFWSLMGNPLHGFEYSGEDEAERVQLDRLTKDWMRITTHLLENRRDYDHLDPELLAEAELTDGIIQIGVARYDVLILPPMLNLESVAWEQVKRFVRQGGTVISVGMPPHIAIQPGSPEGEEAAQFFGAGEQAQEVYWGRNVTTDHDNRETMWHQGEGNSYFLPAGTGQGDDFSLELISLLLDQVLPEPICWIMEEESASLLMHTRQLSAGEHMVFLTNQEGQELKGQLKLVARQLWDGEELAENTCLLAERLDLETGQLQTLPYTSSGGEWCISLTLAPYEAHAVRLTLQAVKEEALTAKLDVTDKMGSAFGADVSAGASQASKIRVPSEGPWRLETVQPNILRMGQFHLQASNVNGVILESQHVAVKPFIDQAAELSEQQHLPVQFNQVFGTPKKSSIAYPIECRYTTTFELRTALPACLLFMDRAAISGTWSMEINGQPLEKEQFDPIEITDHNNIACEITELLHSGLNEMTVIVQVTKDEDGIVDPLYLQGRFGVEFHHEGMASLVRESDTALCIGPEPQPLYPHFAGEMSYKRTFWLDESREDITSFELEFSDWRVQDVVEVRVNGHSLGVRCWSPYRWKGEASWLRPGDNDIEVRITNTLIGLLEGTYFDSEHHRLQDAGHVPVEELG, from the coding sequence ATGTGGAACGGGAATGCTTTTGAAAATCCCGAGGCGCAGTACAGGGTCCATCCCTTTTGGTTCTGGAACGGGGATATGGAAGAAGAACAGATTAAGCGGCAAGTGGCTGAGATGGCGGCGCAAGGTGTAGGTGGATTCTTCATCTGTCCACGTCAGGGACTACAGATTCCTTATCTCTCTGAAGCATGGTTCGATAAGGTACGGGTTGCAGTGCGGGCAGCTGCCGACCATGGCATGCAGGTATGGTTATATGACGAATATCCATATCCAAGCGGGATGGCTGGTGGGGAAGTGACCCTTGATTTCCCTGAAGCGAAGCAGCGACAGCTCGTGCATCACCAACTGGTGGTTCAGGGCGGAGAAGCTGTGGAGCTGGAGTTACCGTGGGGACGAGTCTTGGTTGCCAAGGCGATTCCCAAGGATGAACAGGGCAAGCGTCTGTGGCATGGGTCCATCGATCTGCGCAGCAAAATCGGCAATATCCAGACCGATCAGGTCTATCAGGAGACCGGACTCACATCGTATAACCGTAAGCGGTTCTTCACCTACCGAACAGCATTCCGCGTGTTGTGGGAAGTTCCGGCAGGTGATTGGGAGTTGATTATATTTCAGGAAAAAGAGATCGATGATTTCAAATATTACGGCAACTTTGTTGATCCTTGCCACAAGGAAGCGATGAGTCGTTTTATTGAACTGACACATGAGCGTTATAAGTCAGCGGTTGGAGATCAATTTGAAAGCGTAATCAAAGGTATGTTCTCGGATGAGATCGCACCATTGGGTCGTATCCCCTGGTCGCCACAACTTCCCCGTTATTTCAGTGAGCGTTGTGGTTATAGTCTGATCGATTCGCTACCGGCCCTGTTATATGGTGATGTTCCGGACGCGCATCGAATTCGGTATGACTATTACCAGTCGCTGCACCTGCTTCTCCGGGAGTCCTATCACAAACAGGTGCATGATTGGTGTGAGGAAGCAGGAATCCAGTATGCGGCCGAAGTGCCTGGCGTACGGATGACGACCCAGTTGTTCAGCCATATGCCAGGGGGGGATTCGGCACATGAGAAAATTGGACGGTCCTTATCGTGGATTCTGGAACGATACGGCCAAAAGATGCGTGACAATCCCAAGATGGTCAGTTCGCTTGCCCGACAGCTGGGCCGAAGTCGCAATCTGATTGAATGTTTTCACAGTGTAGGCTGGTCGATGACGCTACAGGATGCCAAGTGGATGATTGATCGCATGGCCGCCATGGGCACCAATTTTTATAACTTTCACGCCTTTTTCTATACGATTGGTGGGCTTGCGAAGCATGACGCACCACCGTCTCAATTTCTGCAGAATCCTTATTGGAAGCATTTCCGGCAGTTGGGGGATTACACCGGACGTTTGAGCTATCTCATGAGCACCGGAACAGCAGACATCCGTATTGCCGTGCTTGACCCAACGACGACATTCTGGAGTCTGATGGGCAATCCGCTGCATGGATTTGAATATAGCGGCGAGGACGAAGCCGAGCGGGTACAACTGGATCGTCTAACGAAGGACTGGATGAGGATCACGACACATCTGCTCGAAAACAGACGGGACTATGACCACCTTGACCCCGAATTGTTGGCTGAAGCTGAATTAACGGATGGCATCATTCAGATCGGTGTTGCCCGTTATGACGTACTGATCTTGCCACCGATGTTGAATCTGGAGTCTGTGGCTTGGGAACAGGTGAAGAGATTCGTTCGACAGGGAGGAACTGTCATCTCTGTTGGGATGCCTCCGCATATTGCCATTCAGCCGGGAAGTCCGGAGGGGGAGGAAGCTGCCCAGTTCTTTGGTGCGGGCGAGCAGGCGCAAGAGGTGTACTGGGGACGTAACGTGACAACAGATCACGATAACCGTGAAACCATGTGGCATCAGGGTGAGGGGAATTCCTATTTTCTACCCGCAGGAACAGGGCAGGGAGATGACTTTTCGCTCGAGCTGATCTCTCTCTTGCTCGATCAGGTACTGCCTGAACCCATCTGCTGGATCATGGAGGAGGAAAGTGCCTCCCTGCTGATGCACACCCGTCAATTGTCGGCTGGAGAACACATGGTTTTCTTGACCAATCAGGAGGGTCAGGAATTGAAGGGGCAATTAAAGCTGGTTGCCAGACAGCTGTGGGATGGAGAGGAGCTGGCAGAGAACACTTGTCTCCTGGCAGAACGACTCGATCTGGAGACAGGGCAGCTTCAGACATTACCGTATACGAGCAGTGGCGGGGAATGGTGCATTTCACTAACGCTGGCGCCTTATGAAGCACATGCTGTTCGTCTTACTTTACAAGCTGTGAAGGAAGAGGCATTAACAGCGAAGTTGGATGTAACAGACAAAATGGGTTCGGCGTTCGGAGCGGATGTTTCGGCAGGGGCCAGTCAAGCCAGTAAGATCAGAGTTCCTTCGGAAGGGCCATGGCGACTGGAAACGGTGCAGCCTAACATTTTGCGAATGGGACAATTCCATCTTCAGGCTTCCAATGTTAATGGTGTGATTCTGGAAAGCCAGCATGTAGCTGTAAAACCGTTTATTGATCAGGCGGCAGAATTATCGGAGCAGCAGCATCTGCCAGTCCAGTTTAATCAGGTATTTGGCACACCGAAAAAATCATCTATTGCTTATCCGATCGAGTGTCGATATACGACCACATTTGAGCTGAGAACGGCATTGCCTGCATGCCTTTTATTTATGGACAGAGCGGCGATTTCGGGCACTTGGTCGATGGAGATTAATGGGCAACCGCTTGAAAAGGAACAATTCGATCCAATCGAAATAACCGACCACAATAACATCGCATGTGAGATTACGGAACTTCTGCATAGCGGTCTCAACGAAATGACGGTGATTGTGCAGGTAACGAAAGATGAGGATGGTATCGTTGATCCCTTGTATCTACAGGGAAGATTCGGCGTGGAGTTCCATCATGAAGGCATGGCTTCGCTCGTGCGGGAGTCGGACACGGCCCTTTGTATCGGACCTGAACCGCAGCCGCTGTATCCCCATTTTGCCGGGGAAATGAGTTATAAACGTACGTTCTGGCTGGATGAGTCAAGAGAAGATATTACCTCGTTTGAACTGGAATTTAGCGATTGGCGTGTGCAGGATGTGGTGGAAGTGCGGGTAAACGGACATAGCCTGGGTGTAAGATGCTGGTCTCCGTATCGTTGGAAGGGAGAGGCCTCCTGGTTGCGTCCGGGAGACAACGACATTGAAGTGCGAATTACCAACACATTGATCGGCCTGCTGGAAGGTACGTATTTTGATTCGGAACATCATCGATTACAGGATGCAGGTCATGTACCTGTTGAAGAATTGGGATAA
- a CDS encoding polysaccharide deacetylase family protein, which yields MGHRIQFDRYPGGVMKALTLSYDDGVVHDRRLVEICNRYGLRGTFNLNSGTLGNPGRIEAGEVAELYTGHEVAVHTVTHPTLPYVPNELLTEEIIEDRKALEQLVGYPVRGMAYPNGGYDRALSTKLEWLGIDYARTVESHDRYTLPDRPLEWHPTCHHNHDLAGHAKRFIQHSKTGTPLLLYVWGHSYEFNDNDNWEIIEQFGEQIGGRDDIWYATNIEVIAYWKAVQRLECSADRSIIHNPSAIPVWFTTDQQVVEVQGGETLRLSERIKV from the coding sequence ATGGGACATCGTATTCAGTTTGACCGCTATCCAGGTGGTGTGATGAAAGCGTTAACGCTCAGTTATGACGATGGAGTGGTGCATGATCGCAGACTGGTGGAGATCTGTAATCGGTATGGTCTGCGGGGAACCTTTAATCTGAACTCCGGTACCCTGGGTAATCCAGGCCGCATTGAGGCTGGGGAAGTCGCTGAACTTTATACGGGGCATGAAGTAGCCGTTCACACGGTTACTCACCCTACGCTGCCTTATGTTCCGAATGAACTATTGACTGAAGAGATTATCGAAGACCGAAAAGCATTGGAGCAACTCGTCGGTTATCCGGTACGAGGCATGGCTTATCCCAACGGAGGGTATGACCGTGCGTTAAGTACCAAGCTGGAGTGGCTCGGCATTGATTATGCCCGTACCGTTGAATCACATGACAGATACACGTTGCCAGATCGGCCGCTTGAATGGCATCCGACGTGTCATCATAACCATGATCTGGCGGGGCATGCCAAACGTTTTATCCAACATTCCAAAACAGGTACACCACTATTACTCTACGTCTGGGGTCACAGTTATGAGTTCAATGACAACGACAATTGGGAGATCATCGAACAGTTTGGTGAGCAGATTGGCGGCAGGGACGATATCTGGTACGCGACAAACATCGAAGTGATTGCATACTGGAAAGCAGTGCAACGACTGGAGTGTTCAGCTGATCGATCCATCATCCATAATCCGTCTGCCATCCCGGTTTGGTTTACGACTGACCAGCAGGTTGTTGAAGTGCAAGGCGGAGAGACATTGCGGCTAAGCGAACGAATCAAGGTATAA
- a CDS encoding glycoside hydrolase family 105 protein: MYDSIPDILTTVAQRYIGDHPKHSFLFRAYHQGGFRRLGDYRYDLNLNEKCLEVRAGQYVYVWGKLWSEQNTTLNTGLNCYSPVTIYVNGEEVFKSELLQELFPERRTQIPISVNYGWNDVLLCFVKTEVGFGGIYGTASFKNFPLHFLTPGADRQGQEGWLYSEPVDEPVLSLPRDGMTEEETGLSWYPRRGWTDEEQSAGSFARIFGTEKPAVAYAWSRLDVTLPGSKPVILQGFHDGALTLYVDGTEVYSAGGSGNFQVELPRGYGSSDLIAKGEIQTLGCSWGFTLEDAERSGSTGWRLKSPHPVAGCSDPWLYTGVFAPGAEPSHADIVRTDTVFDDGAQGVYWRVDLPDTHVRPYLENTHYGKWNYPLGVTLLGLLQTGQELGRDDYIQYVRQHIELSTSFDRYGLWDREGYGAAGINNQLSAIDSLDDCGSFGSTLLAAMEFGDIRGGRDTADRIAGYITDEQERLEDGAFYRVRGSGEMRQETMWCDDLYMSTPFLMRYGQLTGDATYWDDAVNQFLMFRKYLYLPDQQIMSHVYDFVRGRATGIPWGRGNGWVLFSLTELLSILPHDHVKRSELLTFYRDLSQGYLALQGGNGLWHQVLNRPDSYEETSCTSMFIYAYARGIREGWLEQPEPYLEAVRKGWEGITRLSIDYKGNIYGVCRGSGYSFTALYYRDDLGWNLNDTHGIGIVLLAGIEAHKMNQQLREAHIDSSVTAAQR, from the coding sequence GTGTACGATTCAATTCCAGATATATTAACTACGGTGGCTCAGCGTTATATTGGTGATCATCCGAAACATTCCTTTTTGTTCAGAGCTTATCATCAGGGAGGTTTCCGCAGGCTAGGGGATTATCGCTACGACCTGAATCTGAATGAGAAATGCCTAGAGGTGCGTGCTGGGCAATACGTGTATGTATGGGGCAAGTTATGGAGCGAGCAGAATACAACGTTAAATACGGGCCTGAACTGTTATAGTCCGGTGACGATTTACGTGAACGGTGAAGAGGTATTCAAGTCCGAGTTGTTGCAGGAGTTATTTCCCGAGCGAAGAACCCAGATTCCAATTTCCGTTAACTATGGCTGGAATGATGTGTTGCTGTGTTTTGTCAAAACAGAAGTGGGATTCGGCGGTATCTACGGAACAGCCTCGTTCAAAAATTTCCCGCTGCACTTCCTCACTCCTGGGGCAGATCGTCAGGGTCAGGAAGGCTGGTTATATTCGGAACCCGTCGATGAACCTGTATTATCTCTTCCTCGTGACGGCATGACGGAAGAAGAAACGGGCCTTTCCTGGTATCCGCGAAGAGGGTGGACAGATGAGGAGCAGAGCGCAGGTTCATTTGCCCGGATCTTTGGTACAGAAAAGCCCGCTGTTGCCTACGCATGGTCCAGATTGGATGTAACCTTGCCAGGATCAAAGCCAGTTATTTTACAAGGGTTTCATGATGGAGCTTTGACCCTGTATGTGGATGGCACGGAAGTATACTCTGCTGGAGGTAGTGGTAACTTTCAAGTTGAACTCCCGCGAGGTTACGGTTCCTCTGATTTGATCGCAAAAGGTGAAATCCAAACACTTGGCTGCTCATGGGGATTCACGTTGGAAGATGCCGAGCGCTCGGGTTCCACAGGCTGGAGACTGAAATCGCCTCATCCGGTTGCAGGGTGCTCTGATCCCTGGCTGTACACAGGTGTGTTTGCTCCCGGTGCTGAACCATCCCACGCCGACATCGTGAGAACCGATACCGTATTTGATGATGGCGCACAAGGTGTGTATTGGCGGGTAGATCTTCCCGACACCCATGTTCGTCCTTACCTGGAAAATACACATTACGGAAAGTGGAATTATCCGCTTGGAGTTACCCTGCTTGGACTTCTCCAGACGGGACAGGAATTGGGACGAGATGATTACATTCAGTATGTACGGCAACATATTGAACTGAGTACTTCATTTGACCGCTATGGTCTGTGGGATCGGGAAGGGTACGGTGCGGCAGGAATCAATAATCAACTGTCTGCCATCGACAGCCTGGATGATTGCGGTTCGTTTGGGTCTACGCTGCTTGCTGCGATGGAGTTTGGCGATATTCGTGGGGGAAGAGATACCGCGGATCGGATTGCGGGTTACATTACGGATGAGCAGGAGCGTCTGGAGGATGGTGCCTTTTACCGGGTTCGCGGCAGTGGGGAGATGCGTCAGGAGACGATGTGGTGTGATGACTTGTACATGAGTACACCTTTTCTAATGCGTTATGGTCAGTTGACAGGTGATGCGACGTATTGGGATGATGCGGTCAATCAGTTCTTGATGTTCCGTAAATACCTCTACCTTCCCGATCAACAAATCATGTCCCATGTGTATGATTTTGTGCGTGGTCGGGCGACAGGTATTCCATGGGGACGCGGGAACGGATGGGTGCTCTTCTCTTTAACCGAATTGTTATCCATCCTGCCACATGATCATGTGAAACGGTCGGAACTGCTAACTTTCTATCGTGATTTAAGTCAAGGTTATCTGGCGCTGCAAGGGGGAAATGGACTATGGCATCAGGTGCTGAACCGCCCGGATTCATATGAAGAAACCTCCTGCACATCCATGTTCATCTACGCTTATGCCCGTGGTATTCGGGAAGGCTGGCTGGAACAGCCTGAGCCTTATCTGGAGGCCGTACGCAAAGGATGGGAAGGCATAACGCGCTTGTCGATTGATTATAAAGGTAATATATACGGGGTATGCCGGGGTTCGGGGTACTCGTTTACCGCCTTGTATTATCGCGATGATCTGGGATGGAATCTGAACGATACCCACGGGATTGGCATTGTGCTCTTGGCTGGCATTGAAGCGCATAAAATGAATCAGCAGCTCCGTGAGGCGCATATCGATTCTTCGGTTACAGCCGCACAGCGCTGA
- a CDS encoding extracellular solute-binding protein, producing the protein MGQKTGFKKGALLLSASLVLSTILGACSTDKAGSGTAAGGTDEITIMLPNFEAENPPENSPVIQKLEELTKVDVNLQWVPSSSYEDKFNITLASGKLPQIMVVLGKSPSFINAARTGAFWELGPYLKDYPNLSQMNEIITNNASIDGKTYGIYRARALGRNGVTIRKDWLENLGLEEPKTIDEFYNLLKAFTKDDPDGNGKDDTYGLVASKFTGPWDNMQVWFGAPNKWGDDGSGGLIPAHETPEYMEALKFFRQIYSEGLVNKDFAVMDATKLPDPFVNGQAGVMVDVADNAQRMDQKILDKDPNATGRVDVLQAMEGPKGLRDMPTSGYSGLIAISKSSVKTEEDLKKVLSFLDQLNEPELQALLYNGLEGKQYEKKEDYIIPSTDKLALRDLQGLNQILMFVPEDRTLRVQQTPVREKVAQVQKANEEIVIANPGEPLISDVYAQKGPQLDNIINDARIKYIVGQIDEKGFEDAVALWKNNGGDDYVKEVNELYAALK; encoded by the coding sequence ATGGGACAAAAAACGGGATTCAAAAAAGGTGCACTGTTACTCTCTGCGTCACTGGTATTGAGTACAATTCTGGGAGCATGCTCCACGGACAAAGCAGGTTCAGGGACCGCTGCGGGTGGAACTGACGAGATTACCATTATGCTTCCGAACTTCGAAGCGGAGAATCCGCCGGAGAACAGCCCGGTCATACAGAAGCTTGAAGAACTGACCAAGGTGGATGTGAACCTGCAGTGGGTGCCAAGCAGCTCGTATGAAGACAAATTCAACATTACACTGGCCTCGGGAAAGCTGCCTCAGATTATGGTGGTGTTAGGGAAGTCTCCAAGTTTCATTAATGCGGCCCGAACCGGAGCATTCTGGGAGCTTGGTCCTTATCTGAAAGATTATCCGAATCTGAGCCAAATGAATGAAATCATCACCAACAATGCGTCAATCGATGGCAAAACCTATGGGATCTACCGGGCACGTGCCCTAGGACGTAATGGGGTCACAATCCGCAAAGATTGGCTGGAGAATCTGGGGCTGGAAGAGCCAAAGACGATTGATGAATTTTATAATTTGTTAAAAGCGTTCACGAAGGATGATCCAGACGGTAACGGCAAGGATGATACGTACGGTCTGGTTGCCAGCAAATTCACGGGTCCATGGGATAACATGCAGGTATGGTTCGGTGCACCCAACAAATGGGGAGATGATGGCAGCGGAGGTCTGATTCCGGCGCATGAGACACCAGAATACATGGAAGCTCTGAAATTTTTCCGGCAAATCTATAGTGAAGGTCTGGTCAACAAGGACTTTGCCGTGATGGATGCAACGAAACTTCCTGATCCATTTGTGAATGGTCAAGCAGGTGTCATGGTGGATGTAGCAGATAATGCGCAGCGGATGGATCAGAAAATACTCGATAAAGACCCAAATGCGACAGGACGTGTGGATGTGCTGCAAGCGATGGAAGGTCCAAAGGGATTGCGTGATATGCCAACGTCTGGCTACTCCGGCCTGATTGCGATCTCCAAAAGCAGTGTCAAAACGGAAGAAGACCTGAAGAAGGTACTGAGCTTTCTGGATCAGCTGAATGAACCGGAATTGCAGGCATTGTTGTACAACGGACTGGAAGGTAAGCAATACGAGAAAAAAGAAGACTACATCATACCGAGCACTGACAAGCTTGCGCTTCGCGACCTGCAAGGCTTAAATCAGATTTTGATGTTTGTGCCGGAAGACAGAACGCTTCGTGTACAACAGACACCTGTCCGTGAAAAGGTTGCACAGGTGCAGAAAGCCAACGAAGAGATTGTCATCGCCAATCCTGGCGAACCGCTGATCTCTGATGTTTACGCTCAGAAAGGACCGCAGCTGGACAATATCATCAACGATGCGCGGATCAAATATATCGTAGGTCAGATTGATGAGAAAGGATTCGAAGATGCTGTTGCCCTGTGGAAGAATAACGGCGGAGACGATTATGTGAAAGAAGTCAATGAACTGTACGCTGCACTGAAGTAG
- a CDS encoding sugar ABC transporter permease, producing the protein MATRPLKQESNWKRQIKRNKWLYVLVLPGFLYFVIFKYLPMWGIIIAFQDYQPFLGIRESNWVGLENFTNFFSNPDFYRLLRNTLVLALYDLIFFFPAPIIIALLLNEIRVAFFKRTIQTLVYVPHFVSMVIIASITYVFLTPQGGVLYDLIAWITGKPIDVLSSPGSFRPLIIVQMMWKEMGWGTIIFLAALAGVDTEQYEASIVDGAGRLRRMWHITLPAIRTTIVILLILRLGNFLDTGFEQIYLMTNSLNRDVADVFDTYVYTVGITQGAFSYSTAVGLFKSVVGIILVLGSNKLAKKFGHPGIY; encoded by the coding sequence ATGGCAACAAGACCATTAAAACAGGAGTCCAATTGGAAAAGGCAGATCAAACGAAACAAATGGTTATATGTGCTTGTGCTTCCCGGCTTTTTGTACTTTGTCATCTTTAAATACTTGCCCATGTGGGGGATCATCATTGCCTTTCAGGACTACCAGCCTTTTCTGGGCATCCGGGAGAGTAACTGGGTCGGGCTAGAGAACTTTACGAACTTTTTCTCCAATCCAGACTTCTATCGACTATTACGCAATACGCTGGTTCTTGCTCTGTATGATCTTATCTTCTTTTTCCCGGCACCGATCATTATAGCTTTATTATTAAATGAAATTCGGGTCGCTTTCTTCAAAAGAACGATTCAAACGCTGGTCTATGTACCCCATTTTGTATCCATGGTGATTATCGCCAGTATCACGTACGTGTTTCTGACCCCGCAGGGCGGGGTGTTATACGACCTGATCGCCTGGATTACAGGCAAGCCTATTGATGTACTCTCCAGTCCGGGTTCGTTCCGTCCGCTCATTATTGTTCAGATGATGTGGAAGGAGATGGGTTGGGGCACAATCATTTTCTTGGCAGCCCTCGCAGGTGTCGATACGGAACAATATGAAGCCTCCATTGTGGATGGCGCCGGACGATTACGGCGGATGTGGCATATCACGCTTCCAGCCATTCGTACGACCATAGTCATTTTGCTCATTCTCAGACTGGGGAACTTCCTCGATACCGGTTTTGAGCAGATCTATCTGATGACCAACTCCCTCAACCGGGATGTCGCAGACGTATTTGATACGTATGTGTACACGGTGGGGATTACGCAAGGTGCATTCAGTTACAGTACCGCTGTGGGACTATTCAAGTCTGTGGTGGGGATCATCCTGGTGCTCGGCAGTAATAAACTTGCGAAAAAATTCGGCCATCCCGGAATTTATTAA
- a CDS encoding carbohydrate ABC transporter permease, producing MNSRLYNSPAGKVFDIFNYVMLGILGILTVLPFLYIIGNSFATEAEITERSFFLIPKVFSFSAYEYIFSSSTIFRSIGVSIFITVAGTLVNLFFTLTMAYPLSRSDFWGRNVMMNMVIFSMLFGGGMIPTYLVIRGMGLLDSYWALMLPGAISAFNLIVVKNFFQQMPPGLEEAARIDGCSDLGVLWRIVLPLSKPVIATFALFYAVGHWNNFFSALLYISDSDKWPLQVMLRQIVLLSQASVGDMANMDPNFVQPPEQSIKMAVIVVGTIPILLVYPFLQKHFAKGVMLGSIKG from the coding sequence ATGAACAGCCGTCTATACAACAGCCCTGCCGGCAAGGTATTTGATATCTTCAATTACGTCATGCTGGGGATTCTGGGCATATTAACCGTCCTTCCGTTCCTGTATATTATAGGGAATTCTTTCGCAACGGAAGCCGAGATCACCGAACGCAGTTTTTTCCTCATTCCGAAGGTGTTTTCCTTCAGTGCGTATGAGTATATTTTCTCCTCGTCCACGATCTTTCGTAGCATTGGTGTTTCCATTTTCATCACGGTGGCAGGTACACTGGTCAATCTGTTCTTCACACTAACGATGGCCTATCCACTATCCAGAAGTGATTTCTGGGGCCGTAACGTCATGATGAACATGGTGATTTTCTCGATGTTATTTGGTGGTGGCATGATTCCAACGTATCTCGTCATTCGTGGAATGGGACTGCTCGATTCTTACTGGGCTCTTATGCTTCCTGGCGCGATCAGCGCTTTTAACTTAATAGTTGTCAAAAACTTTTTTCAGCAAATGCCACCCGGGCTGGAGGAAGCGGCCCGCATCGACGGCTGTTCAGATCTCGGGGTGCTGTGGCGAATTGTTCTGCCTTTATCAAAGCCAGTCATTGCCACGTTTGCCTTGTTCTACGCCGTAGGCCACTGGAACAATTTTTTCTCGGCACTGCTGTACATTTCCGACAGTGACAAATGGCCGTTACAAGTCATGCTGAGACAGATCGTGTTGCTCTCACAAGCCAGTGTCGGAGATATGGCTAACATGGACCCCAATTTTGTTCAGCCACCAGAGCAGTCGATCAAAATGGCGGTGATCGTTGTAGGTACCATCCCGATTTTGTTGGTGTATCCGTTTTTGCAGAAGCATTTTGCCAAAGGTGTCATGTTAGGTTCAATCAAAGGCTAA
- a CDS encoding DUF72 domain-containing protein, which yields MIRIGLTGWGDQEDLYPNRTKAKDKLSLYGQYFSTVEVDSSFYAVQPRDRMARWAAETPESFAFIIKAYQGMTGHLRGKPYFTSTSEMYKAFRESLEPVIEAGKMQAALFQYPPWFECNKDNVKELREVKLRMEGIPCALEFRHRSWYEGDMRERTLAFLKEQGWIHSVCDEPQAGPGSIPIVPQATDSEMTLVRMHGRNVSGWHQNGAPNWRETRYLYRYNKEELLEWKGYLEQLQEQSKDVYVIFNNNSGGDAAANAQMMMDLLDQPVKPFPDRTEPEQEEGPEQLELF from the coding sequence ATGATTCGCATCGGACTTACCGGATGGGGGGATCAGGAAGATCTCTATCCAAACCGTACCAAAGCCAAAGACAAGCTCAGTCTATACGGACAGTACTTCTCCACCGTGGAGGTGGATAGTTCCTTCTACGCCGTTCAGCCGCGGGATCGAATGGCACGGTGGGCTGCAGAGACGCCCGAATCCTTTGCTTTTATCATCAAAGCCTATCAGGGAATGACCGGACATTTACGGGGCAAGCCCTACTTCACCAGCACGTCGGAGATGTATAAGGCTTTTCGGGAATCACTGGAACCGGTCATTGAAGCCGGCAAGATGCAGGCAGCCTTGTTTCAATATCCGCCCTGGTTTGAGTGCAATAAGGACAACGTGAAAGAGCTTCGTGAAGTGAAACTGAGAATGGAAGGTATTCCGTGTGCCCTCGAATTTCGTCATCGTAGCTGGTATGAAGGTGACATGCGAGAGCGCACGCTTGCGTTCCTGAAAGAGCAAGGATGGATTCACAGCGTCTGTGACGAACCTCAGGCGGGTCCAGGTTCCATTCCCATCGTTCCACAGGCGACGGATTCGGAGATGACACTGGTTCGCATGCACGGACGCAACGTGTCCGGCTGGCATCAGAATGGTGCGCCCAATTGGCGCGAGACCCGTTATTTGTACCGTTACAATAAGGAAGAGCTGTTGGAGTGGAAAGGTTATCTGGAGCAATTGCAGGAGCAAAGCAAGGATGTCTACGTTATTTTCAACAACAACTCCGGTGGCGATGCAGCGGCGAATGCCCAGATGATGATGGACCTGCTGGACCAGCCAGTGAAGCCTTTTCCTGACCGTACTGAACCAGAGCAGGAAGAAGGACCGGAGCAACTGGAGCTATTTTAA